A genomic region of Trichothermofontia sichuanensis B231 contains the following coding sequences:
- the nifU gene encoding Fe-S cluster assembly protein NifU: MWNYSEKVLDLFYNPVNQGTIADTDEPDVAVVYGEVGSIACGDALRLHLKIQESSQVILDARFQTFGCTSAIASSSALTELIKGKTLDEALQITNQDIAAYLGGLPEAKMHCSVMGQEALEAAIYKYRGIEIEHHEDDDGALICACYGVSAPKIRRVIIENDLTTVEQVTNYVKAGGGCGSCLVGIEDILLEVQQERAAIPARVAAEIGEAQAITEVPPRPLTTVQKIKLIQHVLDTEIRPLLIADGGDVELFDLDGDRVLVSLRGACSSCASSTDTMKYAIEAKLRDLVLPTLTVEAVAPQRT, from the coding sequence ATGTGGAATTACTCAGAAAAAGTCCTCGACCTGTTCTATAACCCTGTTAACCAGGGAACGATCGCCGACACGGATGAGCCAGATGTGGCCGTTGTCTACGGCGAAGTGGGCAGTATTGCCTGTGGCGATGCCTTGCGGTTGCACCTGAAGATCCAGGAATCGAGCCAGGTGATTCTGGACGCCCGGTTCCAAACCTTTGGTTGCACCAGCGCGATCGCCTCTTCCTCTGCGTTAACGGAACTCATTAAAGGCAAAACCCTGGACGAGGCCCTCCAGATCACTAACCAGGACATTGCCGCCTACCTAGGGGGCCTGCCCGAAGCCAAGATGCACTGCTCCGTCATGGGCCAGGAAGCCCTGGAAGCAGCCATTTACAAGTATCGTGGCATTGAAATTGAACACCACGAAGACGATGACGGTGCCTTGATCTGCGCCTGCTATGGCGTTAGCGCCCCGAAAATACGCCGGGTCATCATCGAAAACGACCTGACCACCGTGGAGCAGGTGACTAACTACGTTAAAGCCGGAGGGGGCTGTGGCTCGTGTCTGGTGGGGATTGAAGACATCCTGTTGGAAGTGCAACAGGAGCGAGCCGCGATCCCGGCCCGTGTGGCCGCCGAGATTGGTGAAGCCCAGGCCATCACTGAAGTGCCCCCACGACCCTTGACCACCGTGCAAAAGATCAAACTGATCCAGCACGTCCTCGATACCGAAATTCGTCCCCTATTGATTGCCGATGGCGGCGATGTCGAGCTATTCGATCTCGACGGCGATCGCGTTCTGGTTTCCCTACGGGGAGCTTGTAGCAGTTGCGCCAGCAGCACCGACACGATGAAGTACGCGATCGAAGCCAAACTCCGCGATCTAGTACTACCCACCCTCACCGTAGAGGCCGTTGCCCCCCAACGCACCTAA
- the nifH gene encoding nitrogenase iron protein translates to MRQIAFYGKGGIGKSTTCQNTLAAMAELGQRIMIVGCDPKADSTRLMLHSKAQTTILHLAAERGAVEDLELEEVMLTGFRNVRCVESGGPEPGVGCAGRGIITAINFLEEEGAYEDLDFVAYDVLGDVVCGGFAMPIREGKAQEIYIVCSGEMMAMYAANNIARGILKYAHSGGVRLGGLICNSRKVDREVELIEALAAKLNTQMIHFVPRDNIVQHAELRRMTVNEYAPTSAQADEYRQLAEKIINNKNLTIPTPISMDELEELLVDFGILDSDEEYQKALEADKAANLVTA, encoded by the coding sequence ATGCGACAGATTGCTTTCTACGGTAAAGGCGGTATTGGCAAATCCACCACGTGCCAAAACACCCTTGCAGCAATGGCTGAACTCGGTCAACGCATCATGATTGTTGGCTGTGACCCCAAGGCCGACTCCACCCGTCTGATGTTACACAGCAAGGCCCAAACCACGATTCTGCACCTGGCTGCTGAGCGCGGCGCAGTGGAAGATCTGGAACTGGAAGAAGTGATGCTCACGGGCTTCCGGAATGTGCGTTGCGTGGAATCCGGCGGTCCTGAACCAGGGGTCGGCTGTGCCGGTCGGGGGATTATCACTGCCATCAACTTCCTGGAAGAAGAAGGTGCTTACGAAGATCTCGACTTCGTGGCCTATGACGTACTGGGTGACGTGGTTTGCGGCGGCTTCGCTATGCCCATTCGGGAAGGCAAGGCCCAGGAAATCTATATCGTCTGTTCCGGCGAAATGATGGCCATGTACGCCGCCAATAACATCGCCCGTGGGATTCTCAAGTATGCCCACTCCGGTGGCGTTCGCCTGGGTGGTTTGATTTGCAACAGCCGCAAGGTCGATCGCGAAGTTGAACTCATCGAAGCCTTAGCTGCCAAGCTCAATACCCAGATGATCCACTTCGTCCCCCGCGACAACATCGTGCAACACGCCGAATTGCGCCGCATGACCGTCAACGAGTATGCACCCACCAGTGCCCAAGCAGATGAGTATCGTCAACTAGCTGAGAAGATTATCAACAACAAGAATCTCACCATCCCAACCCCGATCTCGATGGATGAGCTGGAAGAACTGCTGGTTGACTTTGGCATCCTCGACAGCGACGAAGAGTACCAAAAGGCCCTGGAAGCCGACAAAGCGGCGAACCTCGTTACCGCGTAG
- the nifD gene encoding nitrogenase molybdenum-iron protein alpha chain yields the protein MSTTVEDRKALVQEVLEAYPAKAQKDRAKHLNVIEAGASDCGVKSNKKSLPGVMTTRGCAFAGAKGVVWGPVKDMIHLSHGPVGCGYYSWSGRRNYYIGTTGVDTFGTMQFTSDFQERDIVFGGDKKLDKLIDEAEMLFPLSQGITIESECPIGLIGDDIEAVAKRKAKEIGKAVVPVRCEGFRGVSQSLGHHIANDTVRDWVLPKADEYRKLPEGFEPGPYDVNIIGDYNIGGDAWPSRLLLEAIGLRVLCQFSGDGTFNEVTMTPLAKLNLIHCYRSMNYICRFMEEKYGIAWLEYNFFGPTQIAKSLRKIAAHFDETIQAKAEEVIASNQSRMDAIIAKYRPRLEGKTVMLMVGGLRPRHVIPAFEDLGMTVISTGYEFGHGDDYKRTAEYISEGTIIYDDVSGYEFEEFAKKLKPDLIASGIKEKYVFQKMALPFRQMHSWDYSGPYHGYDGFEVFARDMDLAINNPTWSLIKAPWQS from the coding sequence ATGAGCACCACTGTAGAAGATAGAAAAGCGCTGGTCCAGGAAGTCCTGGAAGCCTACCCCGCTAAAGCTCAGAAGGACCGCGCCAAGCACCTCAACGTCATCGAAGCAGGTGCCTCCGACTGCGGCGTTAAATCCAATAAGAAATCCCTTCCCGGCGTCATGACCACCCGTGGCTGTGCCTTTGCCGGCGCCAAGGGTGTGGTTTGGGGACCCGTGAAGGACATGATCCACCTCAGTCATGGCCCGGTGGGCTGTGGCTACTACTCCTGGTCCGGTCGCCGTAATTACTACATCGGTACTACGGGAGTAGATACCTTCGGTACGATGCAATTCACCTCCGACTTCCAAGAACGCGATATCGTATTTGGCGGTGATAAAAAGCTGGACAAGCTGATTGATGAAGCCGAAATGCTCTTCCCCCTCAGCCAGGGGATCACGATTGAGTCAGAATGTCCGATTGGTCTGATTGGCGATGACATTGAAGCCGTCGCTAAGCGCAAGGCCAAGGAAATTGGCAAGGCCGTTGTTCCAGTGCGTTGCGAAGGCTTCCGGGGTGTATCCCAATCCCTCGGTCACCACATCGCCAACGATACTGTACGCGACTGGGTGTTGCCCAAAGCCGATGAGTATCGTAAGTTGCCAGAAGGCTTTGAACCCGGTCCCTATGATGTCAACATCATTGGTGACTACAACATCGGTGGGGATGCTTGGCCCAGCCGCCTGTTACTCGAAGCGATCGGTCTGCGGGTACTTTGCCAGTTCTCTGGTGATGGCACTTTCAACGAAGTCACAATGACTCCCCTAGCGAAGTTGAACCTGATCCACTGCTACCGCTCCATGAACTACATCTGTCGCTTCATGGAAGAAAAATATGGGATTGCTTGGTTAGAATACAACTTCTTTGGCCCGACCCAAATTGCCAAATCCCTACGCAAGATTGCTGCCCACTTTGACGAAACGATCCAGGCCAAGGCAGAGGAAGTGATCGCCAGCAATCAGAGCCGCATGGATGCAATTATTGCGAAGTATCGGCCCCGTTTGGAAGGCAAAACCGTGATGCTGATGGTGGGTGGCCTGCGGCCCCGCCACGTGATTCCCGCCTTTGAAGATTTGGGTATGACGGTCATTAGTACGGGCTATGAATTTGGCCACGGTGATGACTACAAGCGCACGGCTGAGTACATCAGTGAGGGCACGATCATCTACGACGACGTGAGCGGCTACGAGTTTGAAGAATTCGCCAAGAAACTCAAGCCCGATTTGATTGCCTCTGGCATTAAGGAGAAGTATGTCTTCCAGAAGATGGCGCTCCCCTTCCGCCAAATGCACTCCTGGGATTACTCCGGTCCTTACCACGGTTATGACGGTTTTGAAGTCTTTGCCCGTGACATGGATCTTGCAATCAATAATCCCACTTGGAGTCTGATTAAAGCGCCCTGGCAATCCTAA